The following proteins are co-located in the Silene latifolia isolate original U9 population chromosome 1, ASM4854445v1, whole genome shotgun sequence genome:
- the LOC141602289 gene encoding protein PLASTID TRANSCRIPTIONALLY ACTIVE 10 produces MQVLQITSQFLSLSLLPKTLLLKPNFHLKPDLKPRPGLQPKLSAPKALASDEFPVDETFLEQYTPKDNETEDEARKRNWVERGWAPWEEILSPEAQFARYSLNEGEEVPLKTPEAIEAFKMLKPSYREKKREEMGLTEDEWDAKQFDIQGEILEPLETTWDGPLVVRHVAPRDWPPRGWEVDRKELEFIREGHKMMSERVDIKELEGACREKEGMSLDRYRTFLKQYQEWVEHNKDRLDEESYEHDQDYHPGRRKRGSDYKEGMYELPFYYPGQICVGKVTTLHLYQGAFIDIGGVHEGWVPIKGNDWYWIRQHIKVGMHVLVEVLAKRDPYRFRFPLELRFVDPNIDHLIFNRFEYPPILHREEDTNPEELRLDCRRPPLPRKDPGIKIEEEPLKSDHPYVDKLWQIHVAEQMMVDDIEANPDKYKGKKLSELTDTEEFDEQHSVEHTKVYYQKSLLPKMTLKTSVKELDLESAFAERQHHNRLEKEAEERGEEYKVAKLRRNIEMDEYDLIHWRRSFEEREALLRDISCRQALGLPLQEPGRYVDPAILGKGQYDPSNPLYRYDYWGEPKNSEKSKQERLTDAHNKSIVGKGHVWYDMSYEEVIEQMKERKANAKDNVQNKIDEVETRQYNEDDDSDSDSDDEFDISILSDTSIEYDAQPHVNGTESSSISDEGMFED; encoded by the exons ATGCAAGTTCTCCAAATAACCTCACAATTCCTCTCACTATCTCTTCTCCCTAAAACCCTTCTTCTTAAACCCAATTTCCACCTCAAACCCGATTTGAAACCCAGACCCGGATTACAACCCAAGTTATCTGCCCCAAAAGCTTTAGCATCGGATGAATTCCCTGTTGATGAGACATTCTTAGAGCAATACACTCCGAAAGACAATGAAACAGAAGACGAAGCCCGAAAGCGGAACTGGGTTGAACGTGGTTGGGCACCTTGGGAGGAGATTCTGTCTCCTGAGGCTCAGTTTGCTAGATATTCTCTTAATGAAGGTGAAGAAGTTCCTTTGAAGACTCCTGAAGCTATTGAGGCTTTTAAGATGCTTAAACCTAGTTACAG GGAGAAGAAGAGGGAAGAAATGGGGTTGACTGAGGATGAGTGGGATGCCAAGCAATTTGACATTCAAGGGGAGATATTAGAACCCTTGGAGACAACTTGGGATGGCCCTTTGGTTGTTCGACATGTGGCACCTCGTGATTGGCCACCTCGTGGATGGGAGGTCGATAGGAAGGAGCTCGAGTTCATACGGGAAGGGCATAAGATGATGTCTGAGAGGGTTGATATTAAGGAGTTGGAAGGGGCGTGTAGAGAAAAAGAAGGAATGAGCTTGGATAGATATAGGACGTTTCTGAAGCAGTATCAGGAATGGGTTGAGCATAATAAAGATAGATTGGATGAAGAATCTTACGAG CATGATCAAGATTATCATCCTGGTAGACGGAAACGAGGCAGTGATTATAAGGAGGGAATG TACGAGCTGCCATTCTATTATCCTGGACAA ATCTGTGTTGGTAAAGTGACTACACTACATCTATATCAAGGGGCGTTTATCGACATTGGAGGAGTACATGAAGG GTGGGTTCCTATAAAAGGCAATGATTGGTACTGGATTCGTCAGCATATAAAAGTTGGCATGCATGTTCTTGTTGAGGTTTTG GCGAAGAGAGATCCTTATCGGTTTCGATTTCCCCTCGAATTACGTTTTGTCGACCCTAATATAGATCATCTCAT TTTCAATCGGTTTGAATATCCTCCGATACTTCACCGTGAAGAGGACACTAATCCTGAAGAGCTACGA CTGGACTGTAGAAGACCGCCTCTTCCCAGGAAGGATCCAGGCATCAAAATTGAAGAAGAGCCTTTGAAATCTGACCACCCATATGTTGACAAG CTGTGGCAAATCCATGTCGCTGAGCAAATGATGGTGGATGATATCGAGGCGAACCCTGATAAATATAAAGGCAAGAAATTGTCAGAGCTGACTGATACTGAAGAGTTTGACGAGCAACACAGCGTGGAACACACCAAAGTCTATTACCAGAAATCATTGTTACCAAAAATGACTCTG AAAACAAGTGTGAAAGAACTTGACCTGGAGTCTGCTTTCGCTGAACGTCAG CACCATAACAGACTTGAGAAGGAAGCAGAAGAACGAGGAGAGGAGTACAAAGTTGCCAAACTAAGAAGAAACATAGAAATGGACGAGTATGATTTAATCCACTGGCGTAGATCTTTTGAGGAAAGAGAAGCCTTGCTGCGAGACATTAGCTG TCGTCAAGCTCTTGGACTACCATTGCAAGAACCCGGAAGATATGTTGATCCGGCTATTCTTGGTAAGGGTCAGTATGATCCTTCAAACCCCTTATACCGTTATGACTATTGGGGAGAGCCTAAGAACTCGGAAAAGAGTAAGCAAGAACGGTTGACAGATGCACACAACAAATCTATTGTGGGTAAGGGCCATGTTTGGTATGACATGTCATATGAAGAAGTAATTGAGCAAATGAAGGAAAGGAAAGCCAATGCGAAAGACAATGTGCAGAACAAGATAGATGAAGTGGAAACCCGACAGTataatgaagatgatgatagtgatagtgatagtgatgaCGAGTTTGACATTAGCATTCTTAGTGACACCAGTATTGAATATGATGCCCAACCTCATGTGAATGGAACCGAATCTTCTAGCATTTCGGATGAAGGTATGTTTGAAGATTAG
- the LOC141602301 gene encoding lysine histidine transporter 1-like, whose amino-acid sequence MVNNNNQEPTEEELKKINDWLPITSNRNGKWWYSAFHNVTAMVGAGVLGLPYAMSQLGWGPGVTILVLSWIITLYTLWQMVEMHEMVPGKRFDRYHELGQHAFGEKRGLWIVVPQQLLVEVGVNIVYMVTGGKSLKKFADIAFPHHKPMKQSYFIMIFGSVHFVLSNLPSFNSITMVSVAAAVMSLSYSSAAWISSAIKGTQSDVVYNMRSASKAGSIFGFLSALGDVAFAYAGHNVVLEIQATIPSTPEQPSKKAMWKGCVIAYIVVALCYFPVALIGYWVFGDAVEDNILISLDKPAWLIAIANLFVVIHVIGSYQIYAIPVFDMIESWLVKEMKFTPSRILRFVTRISYVALTMLLAIIFPFFGGLLSFFGGFAFAPTTYYLPCIMWLTIYKPKRFGLSWFCNWACIIVGVALTILAPIGALREIIIQSKSYQFFS is encoded by the exons TCACTGCTATGGTTGGTGCCGGTGTCCTTGGCCTCCCTTATGCCATGTCTCAACTTGGATG GGGTCCGGGAGTGACAATACTGGTATTATCATGGATAATAACACTGTACACACTGTGGCAAATGGTAGAGATGCATGAGATGGTGCCAGGGAAGAGGTTTGATCGATACCACGAGCTAGGGCAACACGCTTTTGGAGAAAAGCGTGGGCTTTGGATTGTGGTAcctcaacagctgttggttgagGTGGGTGTCAACATTGTTTATATGGTGACAGGAGGAAAGTCCCTGAAGAAATTTGCAGACATAGCTTTTCCTCACCATAAGCCGATGAAGCAGTCGTACTTTATCATGATATTTGGATCAGTTCACTTTGTTCTTTCAAATCTCCCAAGCTTTAACTCCATCACTATGGTatctgttgctgctgctgttatGTCCCTAAGTTATTCCTCTGCGGCTTGGATATCTTCGGCCATCAAGGGAACACAATCAGATGTGGTTTATAACATGAGATCAGCCAGCAAAGCAGGAAGCATATTCGGATTTCTGAGTGCATTAGGGGATGTCGCTTTTGCATACGCAGGTCACAATGTGGTGTTGGAGATTCAAGCAACGATCCCTTCAACTCCAGAACAGCCCTCGAAAAAGGCCATGTGGAAAGGATGTGTAATTGCCTATATTGTGGTAGCCTTGTGCTATTTCCCTGTTGCTCTTATCGGTTATTGGGTCTTTGGTGATGCTGTCGAGGATAACATCCTCATCTCCCTCGATAAACCAGCTTGGCTTATTGCTATTGCCAATCTCTTTGTCGTCATCCATGTCATCGGAAGTTATCAG ATCTATGCAATTCCAGTTTTCGACATGATAGAATCATGGCTTGTAAAGGAAATGAAGTTCACCCCAAGTCGGATACTTCGTTTTGTAACTCGAATTTCCTATGTTG CCCTGACAATGCTATTGGCGATAATATTCCCGTTCTTTGGTGGACTTCTGAGCTTCTTTGGCGGATTTGCTTTCGCACCAACAACATACTAT TTACCTTGCATAATGTGGCTCACAATATACAAGCCTAAGAGATTCGGGTTATCTTGGTTTTGCAACTGG GCGTGCATCATTGTAGGCGTGGCGTTGACAATACTAGCACCAATTGGAGCATTGAGGGAGATAATAATACAATCAAAGAGCTACCAGTTCTTCTCTTGA